From Synechococcus sp. A10-1-5-1, a single genomic window includes:
- a CDS encoding DEAD/DEAH box helicase — translation MSLLHATWLPVVPAGSFAKGKAPTAGLLIWADTWRVAEPVNPKDEAPFHPLSLDLDDLATWLDDNNFWSEDLRQATVTLTLPSRQQQSRGTKSTDKSPWSGLPLQSGEPLPKDLSWWPWQVEGWFLKPGPAAAWLNQLPLSGAYEAGLGDDLLWWCHVQRWCLSLIARGRWLPESDDGKASWRPLLNREDDRRRLEELASRMPQVVAASSPDPQLACGRPRSNRLLVASIVEKLVDGQLREAFQPGATGLDPLLAAWEEGLASRDGKLKLDEEDQERLGGASNHWRETVAGKVAPARACLELFTPPEGEELWELKFGLQAEADPSLRVPAGLVWAAGDSNLALGELQLEQPGALLLEGLGRALLAFEPLERGLDAATPEAMQLTPAEAFVLVRTAAARLRDVGVGVVLPASLSGGLASRLGLAITAELPEKSRGFTLGESLDWRWEFMIGGVTLNLKDLEKLSAKRSPLVQHKGAWIELRPLDLKNAEKFCSSEPPFSLDDALRITGNEGETLARLPVHAFTAGPRLQAVLEQYHQQKAPDPLPAPPGFAGQLRPYQERGLGWLAFLHRFDQGACLADDMGLGKTIQLLAFLQHLKAEEELKRPVLLVAPTSVLTNWKREAAAFTPDLTVNEHYGPRRPSSPEALKKALKGVDLVLTTYGLLQRDSELLDKVDWQGVVIDEAQAIKNHAAKQSMAARDMGRPGKGPRFRIALTGTPVENRVSELWALMDFLNPKVLGDEPFFRQRYRMPIERYGDMSSLRDLKGRVGPFILRRLKTDKSIISDLPEKVELSEWVGLAPEQKKLYSKTVDESLDAIARSPLGQKHGQVLALLTKLKQICNHPALALKQDPAEADASFFKEFAARSAKVQRLEEILEEVMEAGDRALLFTQFAEWGHLLKAHLEHRWRQEVPFLYGSTSKTERQAMVDRFQDDPRGPQLFLLSLKAGGVGLNLTRASHVFHIDRWWNPAVENQATDRAYRIGQQNRVMVHKFITSGSVEERIDRMIKEKSKLAEDIVGSGEDWLGGMDVSQLKELVTLSEN, via the coding sequence ATGAGCCTGCTGCATGCCACCTGGCTGCCCGTCGTCCCGGCGGGAAGCTTCGCCAAAGGCAAGGCGCCCACCGCCGGCCTGTTGATCTGGGCGGATACCTGGCGTGTGGCCGAACCCGTCAACCCGAAGGACGAGGCGCCCTTCCATCCCCTGAGCCTGGATCTCGACGATCTAGCCACCTGGCTCGACGACAACAACTTCTGGTCTGAGGACCTGCGCCAGGCCACCGTCACCCTGACCCTGCCCAGCCGTCAGCAACAGAGCCGCGGGACAAAAAGCACGGACAAGAGCCCTTGGAGTGGCCTGCCGCTGCAGTCGGGGGAACCGCTGCCCAAGGACCTGAGCTGGTGGCCCTGGCAGGTGGAGGGGTGGTTCCTCAAGCCTGGACCGGCTGCCGCTTGGCTGAACCAATTGCCCCTATCGGGTGCCTATGAGGCTGGCCTCGGGGATGACCTGCTCTGGTGGTGCCACGTGCAGCGCTGGTGCCTCAGCCTGATCGCCCGGGGCCGCTGGCTGCCCGAAAGCGATGACGGTAAAGCCAGCTGGCGCCCCCTACTCAACCGAGAAGACGACCGCCGCCGGCTGGAAGAACTGGCCTCCCGAATGCCCCAGGTGGTTGCGGCCTCCAGCCCAGACCCCCAGCTGGCCTGCGGTCGCCCCCGCTCCAACCGGCTCTTGGTGGCGAGCATCGTCGAGAAGCTGGTGGATGGACAGCTGCGCGAAGCCTTCCAACCCGGTGCGACAGGCCTCGACCCCCTGCTGGCGGCCTGGGAAGAGGGCTTGGCCAGCCGCGACGGGAAGCTCAAACTCGACGAGGAGGACCAGGAGCGCCTTGGCGGTGCCAGTAACCACTGGCGCGAGACCGTGGCCGGCAAGGTGGCTCCCGCGCGGGCCTGCCTGGAGCTCTTCACCCCTCCGGAAGGGGAGGAACTCTGGGAACTGAAATTCGGCCTGCAGGCTGAAGCCGACCCCAGCCTGCGGGTGCCCGCCGGCTTGGTCTGGGCCGCGGGCGACAGCAACCTGGCCCTCGGTGAACTTCAACTGGAGCAGCCGGGAGCGCTGCTGCTCGAGGGCCTGGGCCGCGCCCTGCTGGCCTTTGAGCCCCTGGAGCGGGGCCTCGATGCCGCCACCCCCGAGGCGATGCAGCTGACCCCCGCGGAAGCATTCGTGCTGGTGCGGACCGCGGCCGCCCGCCTGCGGGATGTGGGTGTCGGGGTTGTCCTCCCCGCAAGCCTCTCCGGAGGCCTGGCCAGCCGCCTGGGCCTAGCGATCACAGCCGAGCTGCCGGAGAAGTCCCGCGGCTTCACCCTTGGTGAAAGCCTGGATTGGCGCTGGGAATTCATGATCGGCGGGGTCACGCTGAACCTCAAGGACCTCGAGAAGCTTTCGGCCAAGCGCAGCCCCCTGGTGCAGCACAAGGGGGCTTGGATCGAACTGCGGCCCCTCGATCTCAAGAACGCCGAGAAGTTCTGTTCCTCTGAACCACCCTTCAGCCTGGATGACGCCCTGCGGATCACAGGCAACGAAGGGGAAACCCTGGCTCGGCTGCCGGTCCACGCCTTCACTGCAGGTCCGCGCCTGCAGGCGGTTCTCGAGCAGTACCACCAGCAGAAAGCCCCCGATCCGCTGCCGGCACCACCCGGATTCGCAGGGCAACTGCGGCCTTATCAGGAACGCGGTCTGGGCTGGCTGGCCTTCCTGCATCGCTTCGATCAGGGCGCCTGCCTGGCCGATGACATGGGACTGGGCAAAACGATCCAGTTACTGGCCTTCCTGCAGCACCTCAAGGCCGAAGAGGAGCTCAAGCGGCCCGTGCTGCTGGTGGCGCCCACCTCGGTGCTGACCAACTGGAAACGGGAAGCCGCGGCCTTCACCCCGGACCTGACGGTCAATGAGCACTACGGACCGCGACGCCCCTCCAGCCCGGAGGCCCTGAAGAAAGCCCTGAAGGGTGTGGATCTGGTCCTGACCACCTACGGCCTGCTGCAACGGGACAGCGAACTGCTGGACAAGGTCGACTGGCAGGGGGTCGTGATCGATGAAGCTCAGGCAATCAAGAACCACGCGGCCAAGCAGTCCATGGCGGCCCGCGACATGGGACGCCCCGGCAAGGGCCCTCGCTTCCGCATCGCCCTAACCGGCACGCCGGTGGAGAACCGGGTGAGCGAGCTCTGGGCCCTGATGGATTTCCTCAATCCCAAGGTGCTGGGCGACGAACCCTTCTTCCGGCAGCGCTACCGGATGCCGATTGAGCGCTACGGCGACATGTCATCGCTGCGGGACCTCAAGGGCCGCGTCGGTCCCTTCATCCTGCGGCGCCTGAAGACCGACAAATCGATCATTTCCGACCTGCCCGAGAAGGTGGAGCTGAGCGAATGGGTGGGCCTGGCCCCCGAGCAGAAGAAGCTCTACTCCAAGACCGTGGACGAGAGCCTCGATGCGATCGCCCGGTCGCCCCTGGGCCAGAAACACGGTCAGGTGCTGGCGCTGCTCACGAAGCTCAAGCAGATCTGCAACCACCCGGCCCTAGCCCTCAAACAGGACCCAGCGGAGGCGGATGCCAGCTTCTTCAAGGAGTTTGCCGCCCGCAGCGCCAAGGTGCAGCGACTGGAGGAAATCCTCGAGGAAGTGATGGAAGCGGGCGATCGGGCCCTGCTCTTCACCCAATTCGCCGAATGGGGGCACCTCCTCAAGGCTCACCTGGAGCACAGGTGGCGCCAAGAGGTTCCCTTCCTCTACGGCAGCACCAGCAAGACCGAACGCCAGGCCATGGTCGATCGCTTCCAGGACGACCCCCGCGGCCCGCAACTCTTCCTGCTCTCCCTCAAGGCGGGCGGCGTCGGCCTCAACCTGACCCGCGCCAGCCACGTCTTCCACATCGACCGCTGGTGGAACCCCGCCGTGGAAAACCAGGCCACGGACCGGGCCTACCGCATCGGCCAGCAGAACCGAGTGATGGTCCACAAGTTCATCACCAGTGGCTCGGTGGAAGAGCGCATCGACCGCATGATTAAAGAGAAGTCGAAACTCGCCGAAGACATCGTTGGCTCCGGCGAGGATTGGCTCGGCGGCATGGATGTGAGCCAACTCAAAGAACTCGTCACCCTCAGCGAGAACTAA